From one Sus scrofa isolate TJ Tabasco breed Duroc chromosome 9, Sscrofa11.1, whole genome shotgun sequence genomic stretch:
- the LOC100522815 gene encoding olfactory receptor 478-like, which yields MGSLGEGNHTAVTEFILLGLTNDPTLQTVLFVIILCIYLVTICGNLSTIILVRLSPQLHHPMYFFLSHLAFVDMGYSSSVTPSMLVNFLADRNAISYPGCAVQLGSVVFFGSTECFLLAAMAYDRFVAICNPLLYSTKMSTQVYVQLLTVAYICGFLNACSFIVCFYSLLFCGPNRVNHFFCDFAPLLELSCSDVTVPAVVPSFTAGSIIAVTVVVIAISYIYILITVLKMPSTEGRHKAFSTCTSHLTAVTLYYGTITFIYTMPKSSYSTDQNKVVSVFYMVVVPMLNPLIYSLRNKEVKGALKRQLC from the coding sequence ATGGgttccctgggggaggggaaccaCACTGCAGTGACAGAGTTCATTTTACTGGGCTTAACAAATGACCCAACCCTTCAAACCGTCCTCTTCGTGATCATCCTGTGTATCTACCTGGTGACCATATGTGGCAATCTCAGCACAATCATTCTTGTCAGACTCTCTCCTCAGCTCCATcatcccatgtattttttcctgagcCACTTGGCTTTTGTTGACATGGGCTATTCATCTTCTGTCACACCCAGTATGCTTGTAAATTTCCTGGCGGACAGAAACGCCATCTCCTATCCTGGATGTGCCGTCCAGCTTGGTTCAGTTGTTTTCTTTGGGTCAACGGAGTGTTTCCTTctggctgccatggcatatgaccgctttgtggccatctgcaacccactgctcTATTCCACGAAGATGTCCACACAAGTCTATGTTCAGTTACTCACAGTGGCTTATATATGTGGTTTTCTCAATGCTTGCTCTTTTATTGTTTGCTTCTATTCTTTACTCTTCTGTGGACCAAATCGAGTCAatcactttttctgtgattttgcCCCCTTGCTGGAACTCTCCTGCTCTGACGTCACTGTTCCTGCAGTTGTCCCCTCATTTACAGCTGGCTCCATCATTGCGGTCACAGTGGTTGTCATAGCCATTTCCTACATCTACATCCTCATCACTGTCCTGAAGATGCCCTCCACTGAGGGAAGacacaaggccttctccacctgcacctcccacctCACCGCGGTAACTCTGTACTATGGAACCATCACCTTCATTTACACGATGCCCAAGTCCAGCTACTCCACTGACCAGAACAAGGTGGTGTCTGTGTTCTACATGGTGGTggtccccatgctgaaccccctcatctacagcctccGGAACAAGGAGGTTAAGGGGGCTCTGAAGAGACAGCTGTGTTAA